TGGCTGGTTATCCTTTGCATCTGtgtcttcaaagaattttatatatacaaatagCTTTTCTCTCCGTACATAAAATTGGTTTATTTATTAATGTAACTATATTATTGATTGAACGGTTGTAGGCTGCAAATAGATTGTTCAAAAAAACACAGGTGCTTTGTCAATTATCCTGGCTTAATTCTATTTGTTCATGAATTCACATGAACGATACCAACACCAGCAATCTATACAGAAGTTGTCTGATTCAAAGAATGCTTCACACTTTCTACGCAATACTAATACCAGTCGctttcatcaatttcagtaaaaatatcaaaataTGTATCGTTCTGTAAATGACTCCATTCTCTACATCTACTATTCTACAGTTTCCAGTCCGTACTTTTCATTTATTCCTTTTATGAACTGATCAATATAGACAGCCTCAGATAATCATTCACATCACAATAATGTGGTGATGGACGGCCGTGATGTTTTCCACAGAGCCCGCCAGAAGGCGAGTCGCAAGGCGAGCCTCGCATCGCTGCAACGGATGAATTAACTATAGCCTCTCTTCATTGACTGTTATAGTTGATAGAGAAGTAAAAGCTAATCTGATCTCACTGGGGCGGTCCCAAATGTTTAAATATTCCCCACTAGTGGGCGGGTAACCGCGCCAATTCTAACGAAAAATTTTCGATTCTGAATACAGACATTTTTTAGCAGCACCTTCATAGTTAAAGATCTACCACTGGAGATCCACTTTTCTCTGGAAATATCCACATATTACAGAGCTTCAGCGCTGGTGGTTTGGGAGTGTCAATATTTAGTATACGCAAGAAGCATTAGAAGTCGAGATCAGCCCTTTCACACCTTTTTGgcaatttgaaaatcttTCTACTCAATTTTTAGCACCCATTTTACATAGAAAGGCTactatcttgaagaaatatgtCTCATGCTGACTTAGAAGCAATAGGGTGGGACCAATTGAAGCCCAACGTGGAAAGAATCATTTCTGACTCTTTAACAAGCCGTCGTGTTCCTGTTTTGAAAAGAATCAGAGCTCTTGtagttgaaaaatctaTTGTCGATGACGATTTGAAGACGATTTCATTACCATTGCTCAAGACTTATAATTTCTATCAAGATGCCAACTCGCGTAACGAACTCTTGACCACTTTAGAAGCAATTGTCCATGCTGATTCCGTTTTTTTGTCTCACTTTATTAAGTTCATTTATAGCCAAACTGCTGCTAAAGTCAACTCGGCTCTTGCATTGACCGATTACATGACTCTTTTGAACTGGACGAACAAATTTGCTATCTTGGCAGCTGAATTAGATCCTTCCAATAATGACTTGATTTCCTCTTTAGTGGAATCAAGAGCTGCCATCTTGTACAATTGCATCTGTAGCTCTTCGGGAGTCAGTAAGTACCATCTTCAGCATCGTAATAGAGTCCATGATTCCGTGCTAAGCTCAGCCAGAACCTCTATCGTTGACGCCTTCTTTATAAGGTCCGATGAAAAACGGGTGTTGGAGGTTATTGTAAGCACTTTGGTTGCGTCAAAGTTGCCCAGTGATACCATCTTGGTTTACTTGGGTGTCTTATCTAATGCATTGTTCGATTTGAGCCCAGTCAAACCAGGTGTGGCAGAATACTTTACGGAAAACAAGGTTCAGGTAATAGAATACTTATccaatcaagttctttTAGCTAAAGTAGCACCTTCAGTTGCCTCATTAGAAATATTTGGTTCTTACGTTGCTCAATATCtcactgaagaagatttatCCAAAACTATTCAGCCAATAGTCGACAAGGCTATTTTGAGGTCTTCTGAGAACtcttttggaattgtttTGCCCATATTTTTCAAGCATGTCAGTACCGAAATAAACCTCAGCGAACTTCTTGTCAATTCTAAGTTGTTGCTGTCAATTTTGTCGGCATTCAAGTCCACCAAGGAAAATGTTAGAAGTGGAGccttttcaactttggaAGCCATAGTTTCCAAACACTTTGTAGGATCGTCAGATGATTCTACGTCTAAGTTCGTAAACGAAATTTTGAAGGCTATTAAGACCACCACCAATAACGATTCCAAATTTCTCATTGCAAAATCTTTGGCACTTTTGAAAAACATTGCTATTGGAAATTCTATAGAAATTTTGGATGGCTTAGGTCCATTGATTGTTAAAGATCAAAACGAAATCTCATTAGGTAGTTTGGTTGGAACTTATATATTGCATCTCCAACAGTTGATTCAATCCGACGAAGTAAGAGAAGAGCAATTATCCAAATTTGTGAAACAAACCCAAACAGGATTGAGTGACAAGAAATTATCGTTGAGGAGGATCTGGTTCTGTGAATTGGGAGATTCTTTGTATGATACCAGGAAACCTAATTCCAATTTGACATTTTTGATTAAGACAATATATCCTGCTTTACTCAAGTCCTTTGACGAAGCGCAACAATCTCCTTTACCTACGGTTGCTAACAAGGGAATTAGTGCCGCTTATGTTACGATTGCATTAACCAGCATTTTCAAAGATTCGATTGGTTCGCTTGATACTTCCAAGGTATTTGAAGGATTACTGTCCTCAAATTCAGATAAGCCACATATTTTGACTGATGCTAAGGTATACAGCAAACTCAGTGGTGAAGTCGAATTTAAGTGGGCATTAAGAGCGTTGAAAGAGTTCGCATCtaatattgaaaatctcgaccaatttcatcaagatcaatTTGCTAATGCTTGGGTatacttcttgatctcttCGAATGTTCCTTCGAGTCAAAGATTGTATGCTAGAAGTTTGGTGAAATTATTTATTGCGTCAAATCCTGCCAAGTTCAGCAATTTGCTTATTGACTCcatatttttgaatttgaaagtGGCTGCTGATGACAAGAGATTAAACTTCAAAGATCTCTCGCCACTATTATCTACTATTACTCAAATAGAAGGAGAATCTGACTTGATACAAGAAAACTTGGTAAGAGTTATAGCTATTGCTGGTACTGAAGAAATACCAATAAAGAATGGATGGGTCGGCTTGGCCCAAAGAAGTCAATCCGATGTCGCCAATATCGTGAAAACTCACCACAAGAAGATAATTGATAGTTGCTTGCAAATATTAAATGAGGTTGATACCGACAGTATTTTGGCCAAAGGCGCAGTTAAGGCTCTTGGTGTACTAGCATTTATTCTTCCAGAAATTGTTTCACCTTTATTAACTGAAATTATTAGAAGAAATTTGGATTGCAAGAGATTCGACGTCGTTGATAGTGattctttgaagatatgGAGAGGCCCTGAAggtcaacttgttgttgacatTTTCAGCCAAGGGAAGAAAGTCTTCGATGACAAGAATTCCAAGGATTatgaaatgaagaaatgggaagaatctttgaaaagagaaatcGCCATTAAGAACAGCGGCACACAAAGGAAGCTTtctaaagaagaacaagtccTTGCAAATGAGCAGTTAGCTAAAGAATCCACCATCAGAAAcgaagttcaagaagttgtgAAGACTATTTCTTATACGTTACCTATTGTCAATCAACTAATTTCTGGTGCTTCCTTAGTGGATAATGGCTCCAAATCGTGGTACCCAGTTTCCATTTATAGGTTATTGGACTTAAGTAGAAATCCATTCCTGCAAGAAGTCTTCGGCAATAGAATTATTGAgtctttcttgaaattaTCAGAATTAGTCTCTCCTAGATTAGGACAATTGAAGTCCTTTGTTGGTGTCGCTACCCTCAGAATCAATAATGTTGAAGGCTTACCATCGAACTATAAGGATGAACCTCTCTTGAATTTGGTGGGAAGATTACTCTTCAGAATTAAGATTCTTGCCGATCAAAATCCCTTGGATTCTATTTCACTTTCTTATATCTTACCATTGTTGACAAAGGTGTTGCAAATCGGTAAACAAGTTGCTATCAAGAATTCTACGAAGCAAGCTGTTACGTCTGAGTTTGTAAACGAAGACcaggaagaagagcagTTATTGTTAGCAATTGAAATCATTGCAGCGCATTCAGAAgcatttgaagatgattctATACCAAGAGATAGAATTTTAGAAGTCTTGCTTTCATTGATGAGATTGCCTTCCAAGTCAAAGATTGCCAAAGATTGCTTCCTTTCTATGGGTCAACATATTGCTATCAACTTTACCAATGCAGATTTGTCAATCTTTTTTGACAACATTGTTATCCCTGAACTTTTCGTTAGAACTGCTGTTTTGGAGAGTTTGGATTCAGAATTTGATTTACATGGCGCAATAGATTATTCAAGCGAGTTGTGGATTGCTGCTCACGATAATGATACAAATTCTGCGGAAATCGCTGCTACAATTTGGGAAGACAACGACCTTAgggttgttgatgatgcTCCACAAAGActcttgaatttttcaggtAACAAGGATTCAGGTATAAGATTGTCTATTGCCAAGGCTATTGTTTCTGCAGTAGGTATTCTCCAGAAACAGGGCGACTCGGAAATTTTCGAGAAGACTATTGATTCATTAATCAAACTTTACCACATTAAAAAGAATCCCCCGGCAGCGGCCTTGGATCGATTTGGATTGGTTATCAAGTCTACAGCTGACCAAAGAGACACATGGGAAGAAAGATCTACTATTGCTTTGACATTGAAACTATTAGCtcctttcttcaattcccGATCCATTGAGAgaatattcaaattctttgTGATCGAGGAAGCCTTGGGTgacaaagaagacttggttCGTCAAGAATTACAGGAAGCTGGAGTGGAAATCATCAATTCGCACGGTTCAGATAAtgttgaaaagttgattcctatctttgaagaaaatcttgCTGCTAAAGATCAACGTTCCAAGATTCAAGACAATATTAAAGAATGTGTTATTATCTTGTATGGTTCTTTAGCTCGTCATTTGGATCCATCTGATGATAGACTTCAAGTTATCATTGATAGATTGATAAAGACTCTTTCGACTCCTTCAGAAGATGTTCAATTTGCTGTTGCAAAGTGTATTGCTCCATTGACAAAGTACATTGAACCACAATTGCAAGAGTACTTCGATAGGTTAtttgagaagttgttcGACGGGAAAACCTATGCATCTCGCAGAGGTGCTGCGTATGGTATTGCTGGTCTAGTCAAAGGTTATGGTATCAAGGCATTGTCTTCTTATGATATCGTAAGAACATTGACTGATGCATCCGATGACAAGAAAAATCCTAATCGTAGAGAGGGTGTTTCTATTGCCTTTGAATGTTTCTCTTTGTTGTTAGGAAAGTATTTTGAACCATACGTCATTGAAGTATTGCCTATCATTTTGAAGTCTTTGGGTGATCCAGTCCCAGAAGTTAGAGAAGCTACTGATTCAGCTGCCAAACAAATCATGAGAAACACAACTTCTTTTGGTGTCAAGAAGTTAATTCCTTTGGCTATTTCTAACTTGGATGAAATTGCCTGGAGATCCAAGAAGGGTTCTGTGGAATTATTAGGTTCAATGGCCTATTTGGACCCAACTCAATTGTCCTCGTCTTTGTCTACAATTATTCCTGAAATTGTTGGTGTATTGAATGACACCCATAAGGAAGTTAGAAAAGCAGGTGAACAGTCTTTGAAGAGATTTGGTGAAGTTATCCGTAACCCGGAGATTCAAGCTATTGTTCCTCATTTGATCAATGCCATCGGCGATCCTACTAAGTACACTGATGATGCTCTTGACAAACTTATAAAGACGCAATTCGTCCATTACATCGATGGTCCTTCTTTAGCATTGATT
This window of the Scheffersomyces stipitis CBS 6054 chromosome 6, complete sequence genome carries:
- the GCN1 gene encoding GCN1; translational activator of GCN4 (translational activator of GCN4 through activation of GCN2 in response to starvation); this translates as MSHADLEAIGWDQLKPNVERIISDSLTSRRVPVLKRIRALVVEKSIVDDDLKTISLPLLKTYNFYQDANSRNELLTTLEAIVHADSVFLSHFIKFIYSQTAAKVNSALALTDYMTLLNWTNKFAILAAELDPSNNDLISSLVESRAAILYNCICSSSGVSKYHLQHRNRVHDSVLSSARTSIVDAFFIRSDEKRVLEVIVSTLVASKLPSDTILVYLGVLSNALFDLSPVKPGVAEYFTENKVQVIEYLSNQVLLAKVAPSVASLEIFGSYVAQYLTEEDLSKTIQPIVDKAILRSSENSFGIVLPIFFKHVSTEINLSELLVNSKLLSSILSAFKSTKENVRSGAFSTLEAIVSKHFVGSSDDSTSKFVNEILKAIKTTTNNDSKFLIAKSLALLKNIAIGNSIEILDGLGPLIVKDQNEISLGSLVGTYILHLQQLIQSDEVREEQLSKFVKQTQTGLSDKKLSLRRIWFCELGDSLYDTRKPNSNLTFLIKTIYPALLKSFDEAQQSPLPTVANKGISAAYVTIALTSIFKDSIGSLDTSKVFEGLSSSNSDKPHILTDAKVYSKLSGEVEFKWALRALKEFASNIENLDQFHQDQFANAWVYFLISSNVPSSQRLYARSLVKLFIASNPAKFSNLLIDSIFLNLKVAADDKRLNFKDLSPLLSTITQIEGESDLIQENLVRVIAIAGTEEIPIKNGWVGLAQRSQSDVANIVKTHHKKIIDSCLQILNEVDTDSILAKGAVKALGVLAFILPEIVSPLLTEIIRRNLDCKRFDVVDSDSLKIWRGPEGQLVVDIFSQGKKVFDDKNSKDYEMKKWEESLKREIAIKNSGTQRKLSKEEQVLANEQLAKESTIRNEVQEVVKTISYTLPIVNQLISGASLVDNGSKSWYPVSIYRLLDLSRNPFSQEVFGNRIIESFLKLSELVSPRLGQLKSFVGVATLRINNVEGLPSNYKDEPLLNLVGRLLFRIKILADQNPLDSISLSYILPLLTKVLQIGKQVAIKNSTKQAVTSEFVNEDQEEEQLLLAIEIIAAHSEAFEDDSIPRDRILEVLLSLMRLPSKSKIAKDCFLSMGQHIAINFTNADLSIFFDNIVIPELFVRTAVLESLDSEFDLHGAIDYSSELWIAAHDNDTNSAEIAATIWEDNDLRVVDDAPQRLLNFSGNKDSGIRLSIAKAIVSAVGILQKQGDSEIFEKTIDSLIKLYHIKKNPPAAALDRFGLVIKSTADQRDTWEERSTIALTLKLLAPFFNSRSIERIFKFFVIEEALGDKEDLVRQELQEAGVEIINSHGSDNVEKLIPIFEENLAAKDQRSKIQDNIKECVIILYGSLARHLDPSDDRLQVIIDRLIKTLSTPSEDVQFAVAKCIAPLTKYIEPQLQEYFDRLFEKLFDGKTYASRRGAAYGIAGLVKGYGIKALSSYDIVRTLTDASDDKKNPNRREGVSIAFECFSLLLGKYFEPYVIEVLPIILKSLGDPVPEVREATDSAAKQIMRNTTSFGVKKLIPLAISNLDEIAWRSKKGSVELLGSMAYLDPTQLSSSLSTIIPEIVGVLNDTHKEVRKAGEQSLKRFGEVIRNPEIQAIVPHLINAIGDPTKYTDDALDKLIKTQFVHYIDGPSLALIIHVIHRGMKERSAATKKKACQIVGNMAILVDSKDLLPYLNELVSELEIAMVDPVPATRSTAARALGSLVERLGEEQFPDLIPRLLDTLQDSSKAGDRLGSAQALSEVICGLGINKLEDLLPTILSNATSPRNHVRAGFVPLLLFLPVCFGSQFAPYLNRIIPPILNGLADMDEDIRETALRAGRLIVKNYAKKAVDLLLPELENGLSDSSYRIRLSSVELTGDLLFQITGISGKNEISEESEFSGEVNKTLVEVLGQERRDRVLSSLFVCRSDVAGIVRNAAVDIWKALVANTPRTVKEILPSLTSIIVRRLASSDETHRTIAANTLGEMVRRVGANALSQLLPTLEESLVSSDSDAKQGICIALTELIRSTQHDGLVEYQDEFIRIIRDSLVDSAPGVREAAAQTFEALQEELGKVVIDEILPHLLTMLESDDSQPALLALQDIMATKSDVIFPILIPSLLSPPIDAFKANALSSLASVAGSALYKRLSLIINTLVNAVIDSKAGPEETQNEIKESFDKILLSIDDDEGVHTLMQQLLALVKHEDAAKRAVIYERLGNFFTHTNLDYSVYLVDMISQFILSLGDKSPEVVQGTFDALSALVKRQPKESLEKLVKPARQALELTGVRGEELAGFKLAKGPSCVLPIFSHGLMYGNSEQKEASALAIADIIDKTPALNLKPFATTITGPLIRVVGEKVSSDIKAAILIALNSLLLKIPQFLRPFIPQLQRTFVRSLSDSTNEVLRARAVVALGTLIEFQPRVDSLVAELVAGTKNAFEQGVKTSMLKGILEVVNRAGKNMSEASKTSVMTLVEDEITLVDDKSAVSYARLIGSLSRILSSEEATNIIKSKILDKPNNCNDKFCVLSINSFLRYSPGHVFHTGILDEIVNFIVNCSDSSIDYVSDNATVAIGKLLILHGESNSPVLKNDQASEKRYEIDEESLDKLVNQIATTAISPVSNSPDTRRLSLVVIRTVARFQYESIVKPNWDILAPSVFACIRDPIIPIKLAAEKAFLSVFNLVEDIEMTQFHEWFDSKTEINTITGTSIVPRSIGDYTKRVASRLAGVERERIEAGGDEETMFSDRFEDENEVWAVGGIEIAPTS